In Longibacter salinarum, a single window of DNA contains:
- the rpsL gene encoding 30S ribosomal protein S12, whose amino-acid sequence MPTIQQLIRKGRKSKTKKSTSPALGDSPQRRGVCTRVYTTTPKKPNSALRKVARVRLTNGNEVTAYIPGEGHNLQEHSIVLVRGGRVKDLPGVKYHIVRGALDAAGVEDRRQGRSKYGTKKPRS is encoded by the coding sequence GTGCCGACGATACAGCAGCTGATCCGCAAAGGACGCAAGTCGAAGACCAAGAAAAGCACCTCGCCGGCGCTGGGTGATAGCCCGCAACGGCGCGGCGTATGTACCCGCGTGTACACCACGACGCCGAAGAAGCCGAACTCCGCCCTCCGCAAGGTTGCGCGTGTCCGGCTGACGAACGGCAACGAGGTGACCGCCTATATCCCAGGAGAGGGCCACAACCTGCAGGAGCACTCCATTGTGCTCGTGCGTGGTGGTCGAGTAAAAGACCTTCCGGGTGTGAAATACCACATTGTTCGTGGCGCGCTCGACGCCGCTGGTGTGGAAGATCGCCGGCAGGGTCGTTCGAAGTACGGAACGAAGAAGCCGCGCAGCTAA
- the rpsG gene encoding 30S ribosomal protein S7, translated as MARDKAAKKRTTTPDPVYRDELVSRFVNSIMRDGKKSTAQRIIYDAFDVIEERTGEQGIEIFKKAVNNVAPLVEVRSRRVGGATYQVPIEVRPDRRVTLAFRWIIQYARARKEKSMVNRLASELQSAANGEGGAVKKKDDTHRMAESNKAFAHFRF; from the coding sequence ATGGCTAGAGACAAGGCAGCCAAAAAGCGCACCACGACGCCGGACCCCGTGTACCGGGACGAACTCGTTTCCCGGTTTGTGAACTCGATCATGCGCGATGGAAAGAAGAGTACCGCGCAGCGCATCATCTACGATGCGTTTGATGTGATAGAGGAGCGTACGGGTGAGCAGGGCATCGAGATCTTCAAGAAGGCCGTTAACAACGTTGCTCCCCTCGTGGAGGTGCGAAGCCGCCGCGTAGGTGGTGCGACGTATCAGGTGCCGATTGAAGTTCGCCCTGACCGTCGCGTGACCCTCGCGTTCCGTTGGATTATCCAGTATGCTCGGGCCCGCAAGGAGAAGAGCATGGTTAATCGTCTCGCAAGCGAGCTGCAGAGCGCAGCGAACGGCGAGGGCGGAGCGGTGAAGAAGAAGGATGACACGCACCGCATGGCCGAGTCCAACAAAGCATTCGCGCACTTCCGGTTCTAG